The Colias croceus chromosome 11, ilColCroc2.1 genome has a segment encoding these proteins:
- the LOC123695392 gene encoding glucose-induced degradation protein 4 homolog, with protein MPVKVDITPPPPANSKQPGVTKSLLYNGSKFQGHQKSKGNSYEVEVVLQHVDEENSYLCGYLKIKGLTEEFPTLTTFFDGEIISAKYPFLTRKWDADEDVDRKHWSKFELFVPYLKTFNSDSFDYESLAKADYVFMRWKEHFLVPDHTIKDINGASFAGFYYICFHKSAETIEGYYYHRSSEWFQSLTLSHVPEHSIQIYEFR; from the exons ATGCCTGTTAAAGTTGACATAACACCACCACCTCCAGCGAACTCAAAACAACCTGGCGTGACTAAATCCTTACTTTACAACGGTTCTAAATTTCAAGGGCATCAAAAATCAAAAGGGAATTCGTACGAAGTTGAAGTTGTTCTTCAG CATGTTGACGAGGAGAATTCTTACCTTTGtggttatttaaaaattaagggATTAACAGAGGAATTCCCAACACTGACAACATTTTTTGACGGTGAAATAATATCAGCTAAATATCCTTTTCTAACAAGAAAGTGGGATGCAGACGAGGATGTTGATAGAAAACATTGG aGTAAGTTTGAACTATTTGTACCGTATTTGAAGACTTTTAATTCTGATTCTTTTGATTATGAATCATTAGCAAAGGCTGACTATGTATTTATGAGGTGGAAGGAACATTTTCTTGTGCCAGATCATACAATCAAAGATATTAATGGTGCTTCATTTGctggtttttattatatatgttttcACAAATCAGCGGAAACTATAGAAGGCTACTATTATCACAGGAGCTCAGAGTG gTTCCAATCGCTAACTTTAAGCCATGTTCCAGAACACAGTATCcaaatttatgaatttagaTGA
- the LOC123695292 gene encoding serine/threonine-protein kinase N, whose amino-acid sequence MADPGYYHSDYIRHPVLYELGVKYGIKTECIPEIALPSKLEELKDVIRREIRKELKIKEGAEKLREATTDRKSLSYVANLVKQANIKLNELKSDLQELESQLILSRGQSTPTSPEDLSYDEEIILASEAAQQQRQLGEGTTDRKLASLEKQLNIELKVKQGAENMIQSISSSNQSRDKKLLAEAHQMLADSKDKIEYLKLRISKLSKQQKGDNAGSNGDGRNMDMSGVDPLLDERIAELRNRLRIEAAVVEGSKNAIRLLQSDKKVTDKKALQEAQTNLLESTQKLDLLRRSLDMRRQELPAESAAFIELGHELRSTGSSPGYVSLSGATNARPPFISPAPLISPCVQVTGTLEVRLMGCQDLLEDVPGRTRRDPLASPSDLKSFVKGVTIRNSMKYTYSIKEDTSNEIMAVMKLDNHTVAQTSWRPCSQQAWDQRFTIKLDKSRELEIGIHWKDWRGLCAVKFLRLEEFIDDIRHGMALELEPQGLLFAEIKFLNPIISRKPKLQRQRKIFKQQGKNIPRPSYGDMHIPAVVLGRLLKRSSPSVQNIQNALSQSQQHHFESPHDMKDIENTNATFTGMAGIRPLGLPPTPTTPQVPVLPPPKPSLPLQPPPNVSTLRMEKELQEAFAFLEDSYTRDNYISKEQQPSACNTPLVEYPPSPSPKLVLEYPSSEDQIVEIASNMRLSSSRSSSVIETMSKEPDSRRQSGEMSMNSFRLLSVLGRGHFGKVILAQYKPTNEYFAIKALKKGDIIARDEVDSLLSEKRIFEVANAIRHPFLVNLFACFQTEQHVCFVMEYAAGGDLMMHIHADVFTEPRAVFYAACVVLGLQYLHENNIIYRDLKLDNLLLDTEGYVKIADFGLCKEGMGWGDRTGTFCGTPEFLAPEVLTETSYTRAVDWWGLGVLIFEMLVGESPFPGEDEGEVFDSIVNDEVRYPRTLSLESIALMRRLLRKNPERRLGSSERDAEDVKKQAFFRNVDWEQLLLRKVKPPFVPTINNLEDVSNFDSEFTSEAAVLTPPKEPRPLSTADHKLFCDFTYMADWC is encoded by the exons ATGGCAGACCCAGGTTATTACCACAGTGATTATATTCGTCACCCTGTCCTTTACGAACTGGGTGTCAAATATGGAATTAAGACGGAATGTATTCCAGAAATAGCGTTGCCGTCTAAGTTGGAAGAACTCAAGGATGTTATACGTAGGGAGATACGTAAAGAATTGAAAATAAAGGAAGGCGCGGAGAAATTACGTGAAGCTACCACCGATCGAAAATCGCTTTCCTATGTTGCGAATCTTGTAAAACAAGCTAATATCAAGTTAAATGAACTTAAATCTGATTTGCAAGAATTAGAATCCCAGTTAATTTTATCACGCGGTCAGTCTACTCCGACGTCGCCCGAGGATTTGTCTTATGATGAGGAAATTATTTTGGCCTCTGAAGCGGCGCAACAACAACGCCAGCTTGGAGAGGGTACCACTGATCGTAAGCTGGCATCACTTGAAAAACAGTTGAATATTGAACTAAAGGTAAAGCAAGGAGCCGAAAATATGATACAAAGTATTAGCAGCAGTAATCAATCGCGTGACAAGAAGTTGTTAGCAGAAGCCCACCAAATGCTAGCAGATTCTAAAGacaaaatagaatatttaaaattgcgAATATCAAAACTTTCTAAACAACAGAAAGGTGACAATGCAGGGTCAAATGGTGATGGTCGAAACATGGATATGAGTGGTGTTGACCCACTACTTGATGAACGCATTGCTGAATTGAGAAATCGATTACGTATAGAGGCTGCTGTAGTAGAAGGATCCAAGAATGCCATAAGACTCTTGCAAAGTGATAAAAAAGTCACAGACAAGAAAGCTCTACAAGAAGCTCAAACAAATTTGTTGGAGTCAACACAAAAATTAGATTTGTTACGTAGATCGTTGGATATGCGTCGTCAAGAATTGCCAGCTGAAAGTGCGGCATTCATAGAATTAGGCCATGAATTAAGAAGCACAGGATCTAGTCCTGGCTATGTCAGTTTATCCGGTGCAACGAATGCCCGCCCACCTTTCATATCTCCAGCTCCACTTATCAGTCCATGTGTTCAAGTAACTGGCACATTGGAGGTGAGATTAATGGGATGTCAAGATCTATTAGAAGATGTACCTGGTCGTACTCGCCGAGATCCATTAGCCAGCCCATCAGATTTGAAGTCCTTTGTAAAAGGGGTCACTATAAGAAACTCAATGAAGTACACATACAGCATAAAAGAAGACACAAGTAATGAAATTATGGCTGTGATGAAGCTTGACAATCATACTGTTGCTCAGACAAGTTGGAGGCCCTGCTCTCAACAAGCCTGGGAtcaaag ATTCACTATAAAGTTGGATAAATCCAGAGAGCTGGAAATTGGAATTCACTGGAAAGATTGGCGTGGATTATGTGCTGTGaaattcctgagattagaaGAATTCATTGATGATATCCGACATGGAATGGCTTTGGAATTAGAACCTCAAGGATTATTATTTGCagaaattaagtttttaaatcCAATTATATCAAGGAAACCAAAATTGCAACGTCAGAGAAAAATTTTCAAGCAACAAGGCAAAAATATTCCACGGCCGTCATATGGAGACATGCATATTCCTGCTGTTGTATTAGGAAGATTATTAAAACGTTCGTCACCGTCAGTTCAAAATATTCAGAATGCACTCAGTCAATCTCAGCAACATCATTTTGAATCACCGCATGACATGAAAGATATTGAAAATACAAATGCCACATTTACTGGTATGGCCGGGATTCGCCCATTGGGTTTGCCTCCCACTCCAACTACACCACAAGTGCCTGTTCTGCCTCCACCTAAGCCTTCTCTGCCATTACAACCTCCACCAAATGTATCTACATTAAGGATGGAGAAAGAGCTCCAAGAAGCTTTTGCATTTTTAGAAGACTCATATACTAGGGATAACTATATATCAAAGGAACAACAGCCATCAGCTTGTAATACTCCATTAGTTGAATATCCACCATCGCCTTCACCAAAATTGGTTTTGGAATATCCAAGCAGTGAAGATCAAATTGTTGAAATTGCAAGTAATATGCGTCTATCATCATCAAGGTCTTCTTCAGTTATTGAAACAATGAGTAAAGAGCCAGATTCTAGAAGGCAATCTGGTGAAATGTCAATGAACAGCTTCAGATTGTTAAGTGTCTTGGGCAGAGGACACTTTGGAAAAGTTATATTAGCTCAATATAAACCAACCAATGAATACTTTGCTATAAAAGCTTTAAAGAAGGGTGATATTATAGCCAGAGATGAAGTAGACTCACTACTATCTGAGAAACGAATTTTCGAAGTAGCCAATGCAATTCGACATCCGTTTTTAGTTAACTTATTTGCATGTTTTCAAACAGAACAGCATGTATGTTTTGTCATGGAGTATGCTGCTGGTGGTGATCTTATGATGCATATACATGCTGATGTTTTTACAGAGCCCAGGGCTGTATTTTATGCAGCTTGTGTAGTATTAGGCCTACAgtatttacatgaaaataatattatttatagagatTTAAAGTTGGATAACCTGCTTCTGGATACTGAAGGTTATGTAAAAATTGCTGATTTTGGATTGTGTAAAGAGGGTATGGGGTGGGGTGACCGCACTGGTACATTTTGCGGGACACCTGAATTTCTTGCTCCTGAAGTATTAACAGAGACCTCATATACAAGAGCAGTTGATTGGTGGGGTCTTGGTGTtcttatttttgaaatgttagTTGGTGAGTCACCATTCCCAGGTGAAGATGAGGGAGAGGTATTTGATTCTATTGTAAATGATGAGGTCCGATACCCTAGAACACTGTCTTTAGAATCAATTGCATTAATGCGCCGATTGCTTAGAAAAAATCCAGAAAGGCGTTTAGGTTCCTCAGAACGAGATGCAGAGGATGTTAAAAAACAGGCATTCTTTAGAAATGTTGACTGGGAACAATTGCTCCTAAGAAAAGTTAAACCACCATTTGTGCCAACTATCAACAACTTAGAAGATGTTAGTAACTTTGATAGTGAGTTCACTTCTGAAGCAGCTGTACTCACTCCTCCCAAAGAGCCAAGACCTCTTAGTACAGCTGATCACAAACTTTTCTGTGACTTCACATACATGGCAGACTGGTGCTAG
- the LOC123695293 gene encoding BTB/POZ domain-containing protein KCTD5 has protein sequence MAGHVGGGGFSNENIQRYNNERRSSKQWVKLNVGGTYFLTTKTTLSRDTNSFLYRLVQEDSDLISDRDETGAYLIDRDPTYFSPVLNYLRHGKLVINNDIAEEGVLEEAEFYNITELIKLVKERISQRETGPSKDSKNHVYRVLQFHEEELTQMVSSMSDGWKFEQLINIGSQYNYGNEDHAEFLCVVSRECGNNPNSNDIEPTDRAMVLQQKGSRI, from the exons ATGGCGGGTCACGTAGGTGGCGGTGGTTttagtaatgaaaatatacaaagaTATAACAATGAAAGACGAAGCAGTAAACAGTGGGTTAAATTAAACGTTGgcggtacatattttttaacaacaaAAACTACATTGTCTAGAGACACAAACTCATTTTTGTATCGATTAGTACAAGAAGACAGTGACTTAATTTCAGATAGG GATGAAACTGGTGCCTATTTAATAGACAGAGATCCAACTTACTTTTCTCCAGTACTCAACTATTTACGACATGGAAAGTTGGTCATCAACAATGACATAGCTGAGGAAGGTGTTTTAGAAGAAGCcgagttttataatataacagagCTTATTAAATTAGTTAAAGAAAGAATTTCTCAAAGAGAAACTGGTCCATCGAAAGACTCTAAAAATCATGTATATAGAGTTTTACAATTTCATGAAGAAGAGTTGACACAAATGGTTTCATCCATGTCTGATGGATGGAAATTTGAACAGTTAATTAATATCGGTTCGCAATATAATTATGGAAATGAGGATCATGCAGAATTTCTGTGTGTGGTGAGTAGGGAATGTGGTAACAATCCAAATAGTAATGATATAGAGCCAACAGACCGTGCAATGGTACTGCAGCAAAAAGGTTCGAGAATTTGA
- the LOC123695606 gene encoding mucin-17 has translation MSNNLENDRSITTGKMYPIDLAPPKITIVKSISNADVKMAHLIPGQSKTSGSNQIITHTNAGSVGLMRTATAAQIISSGVASQGTQIVSQGSQLIGQNAQILTQSQLISSSQLLSPGTQIISQGTQLSAQVSNTNNHGSNTQASVTSTVSGSQVLNVGGQLVSGAGNLVVSSSVRTLPPSVRVLPPIPHHNTRPVLTSVNVSSASGVLVSKGVTSHVPRGLAAGASLAVRPVAASTQANVSQGNSAWSGSNRGRGALVYGSRGMGRGAPPRQPSPAPSPSHTTATQISQPPHSAIVTLPNSTVLTSSGVISSTVRGGVVGVASGPSARPKTPTPPPATARPLPLLQRNYQPAKQVVGVAGVGVRGVGNSAPPQLYYEVPRAAHPHAHPPRPLTPFAHAHTTQANAVNTVQTSPEVRQTTATISSTPVLPRPSILRKREVDGSPSKNQSSSISTIATVGNIGNVSLSSGNIASLSNSSSNTLSGIATLSSISNIGGVVHVGSVNNISGVNLNTVSITNAIGRANVIGGLDTNMGVVTVNNVNSVNNVNSVNSARNSVYVGSTGWEDVTSTGAGPGSGSTTMSAASSPAPDLEPEPPRHADVSPRKKPRKQMLSSEVRQCEFPPEEKPPTPPPAPPVNPVPKRPSLSSTYVCGWRSTALHFTRPADVRRREARARDIVAIATQKHVLVSAEGWKVHHLTAQMDDLVSLEADVGDQLENVLRALETASGRAHNALKPLSHSLLELIKGNIQRSKIVCEGIQEAREDILRVFKHRNFVSDILTRQADKRCFRKHRSQS, from the exons ATGAGTAATAATCTAGAAAATGATCGTTCAATCACAACTGGTAAAATGTATCCAATCGACTTAGCTCCACCAAAAATTACGATAGTAAAGAGCATTTCTAATGCGGATGTTAAAATGGCTCATCTCATACCAGGCCAATCAAAGACATCTGGttcaaatcaaattattaCACATACAAACGCTGGATCCGTGGGTCTTATGCGTACAGCTACTGCAGCTCAAATTATATCCTCAGGCGTAGCTTCACAg GGAACTCAGATTGTATCACAAGGTAGTCAGTTAATAGGACAAAACGCGCAAATTTTGACACAATCCCAACTTATATCAAGCAGTCAATTACTAAGTCCTGGTACTCAAATAATAAGTCAAGGAACACAACTATCTGCACAAGTTTCCAATACCAATAATCATGGTAGTAATACTCAAGCGAGTGTCACATCAACAGTCAGTGGAAGCCAAGTATTAAATGTGGGGGGCCAACTTGTCAGTGGTGCAGGAAATTTAGTTGTCAGTTCATCAGTGAGGACTCTTCCGCCCAGTGTGAGAGTTTTACCACCTATTCCACATCATAACACAAGACcag TTCTCACAAGTGTAAACGTAAGCAGTGCTAGTGGAGTGTTGGTCAGCAAAGGAGTAACCAGTCATGTACCAAGAGGTCTAGCAGCTGGTGCCTCATTGGCTGTTCGCCCTGTGGCTGCATCAACACAGGCTAATGTCAGTCAAG gtAATAGTGCCTGGTCAGGAAGCAATCGTGGTCGCGGTGCCTTAGTGTACGGTTCGAGAGGCATGGGCCGCGGGGCTCCGCCGCGGCAACCGTCACCGGCGCCTTCGCCTTCCCACACTACAGCCACACAAATCTCACAGCCACCTCACTCGGCTATCGTCACTTTACCAAACTCTACTGTTCTCACtt CCAGTGGAGTAATATCAAGTACAGTGCGTGGCGGTGTGGTTGGTGTGGCAAGTGGCCCGTCAGCCAGACCCAAAACACCAACACCGCCCCCTGCAACAGCCAGACCGTTACCGCTTCTACAGAGAAACTATCAGCCTGCTAAG CAGGTGGTAGGCGTGGCGGGCGTGGGCGTCCGCGGCGTGGGCAACAGCGCGCCGCCGCAGCTGTACTACGAGGTGCCGCGCGCGGCGCACCCGCACGCGCACCCGCCGAGACCGCTCACGCCGTTCGCGCATGCGCACACCACGCAAG CCAATGCAGTGAATACCGTCCAGACGTCGCCCGAAGTGCGACAAACTACAGCAACTATCTCCAGCACACCAGTTCTGCCCAGGCCCTCAATACTTAGAAAACGGGAAGTTGATGG ATCACCCTCAAAGAACCAATCAAGCAGTATTTCAACAATAGCAACGGTGGGCAACATAGGCAACGTGAGTCTCAGTTCCGGCAACATAGCTAGCCTGAGCAACAGCAGTTCGAACACGTTGAGCGGCATAGCGACACTGAGCAGTATTAGCAACATCGGCGGCGTCGTCCACGTGGGCAGCGTGAACAACATTAGCGGCGTGAACTTGAACACAGTGAGCATAACGAACGCGATCGGCCGCGCCAACGTGATCGGCGGCCTCGACACAAACATGGGCGTGGTGACCGTGAACAATGTGAACAGCGTGAACAACGTGAACAGTGTGAACAGTGCGCGGAACAGTGTGTACGTGGGGAGCACGGGGTGGGAGGACGTGACGTCGACCGGCGCGGGGCCGGGTAGCGGGTCTACCACCATGTCGGCGGCGTCGTCGCCCGCCCCGGACCTGGAGCCCGAGCCGCCAAGACACGCAGACGTGTCGCCCAGGAAGAAGCCAAGGAAACAGAT gctAAGCAGTGAAGTGAGACAGTGCGAGTTTCCTCCTGAAGAAAAACCACCAACACCACCTCCAGCTCCTCCTGTTAACCCAGTTCCTAAAC GCCCGTCGCTCAGCTCGACGTACGTGTGCGGGTGGCGCAGCACGGCGCTGCACTTCACGCGGCCGGCGGACGTGCGGCGGCGCGAGGCGCGCGCAAGGGACATCGTCGCCATAGCGACGCAGAAACACGTGCTCGTCTCCGCGGAGGGCTGGAAGGTGCACCACCTCACTGCGCAGATGGACGACCTG GTGTCTCTAGAAGCCGATGTAGGGGACCAGTTGGAGAATGTTCTTCGTGCTCTGGAGACAGCGTCGGGCCGGGCTCACAACGCTCTAAAACCGCTCTCACATTCCCTGCTTGAACTTATTAag GGGAACATACAAAGAAGTAAAATAGTATGTGAAGGAATCCAGGAAGCAAGAGAAGATATTCTCCGTGTTTTCAAGCACAGGAATTTCGTATCCGACATTCTGACGCGGCAAGCTGACAAGAGATGTTTTAGAAAACACCGCTCACAATCATAG
- the LOC123695449 gene encoding centromere-associated protein E-like has translation MTSVKKNIKSKFVPDDISDFLNKSQFLKDSPKNKKPQKRQKIDQGDENVPNILEYNAQNSKKKKIHQETEVCGESRQKILNIMNCQLEARKKINENLQKSLNEVINHLENDYNVLKENEQKLEHLTTSFMKCMQQANAAHKQKLRAFKEIQMTFKKECDDLEAEHKSELAKLAEELEEDINKLKQKLISETKRNGWETLRRSFFQAMQNDF, from the exons ATGACAAGCGttaaaaagaatattaaatcTAAGTTTGTACCAGACGATATaagtgattttttaaataagtcaCAATTTTTGAAAGACTCacccaaaaataaaaagcccCAAAAGCGCCAAAAGATTGATCAAGGTGATGAAAATGTGCCAAATATTTTGGAATATAATGCCCAAAATtctaagaaaaagaaaattcacCAAGAAACTGAAGTTTGTGGTGAATCTAGACAAAAAATACTCAATATAATGAATTGCCAATTAGAGGCAAG aaaaaaaattaatgaaaatcttcaaaaaagtttaaatgaaGTGATAAACCACTTAGAAAatgattataatgttttaaaagaaaatgaacAGAAATTAGAGCACCTGACTACCTCATTTATGAAATGTATGCAACAAGCAAATGCAGCTCACAAACAAAAATTGAGAGCATTTAAGGAAATTCAGATGACTTTTAAAAAAGA ATGTGATGATTTAGAAGCAGAACACAAATCTGAATTGGCAAAGTTGGCCGAAGAATTAGAAGAAGACATCAATAAGTTAAAGCAAAAGCTTATATCtgaaacaaaaagaaatggaTGGGAAACTTTGCGTAGATCTTTCTTTCAAGCAATGCAGaatgatttttag